The Mytilus galloprovincialis chromosome 2, xbMytGall1.hap1.1, whole genome shotgun sequence genome has a window encoding:
- the LOC143064379 gene encoding uncharacterized protein LOC143064379, with protein sequence MSEQVLGATALPEDIIDVSDMDTSFKEALDRLDNIALNADYNIDEDENDDGTPETGSVGDCSLKSDEISDKKSDSSSVKSNDKTKNSDRKENGRKVPKEPKKSVFSKLKKLTKFDKPKQPDPNTVVPKLDSTKLSEIKIDRLPQLFVCKYLGKRDVKGVYGLHYVRKPVDELVGKVKKTLLANETVELPLVYVVISNKGIDVKEHQGNRIKDGVTFGNVPIDFISYGVQDMKFWKVFTFIVVSELSSRTKKMECHGYLCDSPTNARKMALSLGASFQLYKTKLAKEGKAHNFQVELRPPDELAVEYTKEDEEEEC encoded by the coding sequence ATGTCGGAACAGGTGCTTGGAGCCACTGCCTTACCTGAAGACATAATTGATGTCTCGGACATGGATACAAGCTTCAAAGAAGCTTTAGACCGTTTGGATAATATAGCTTTGAATGCTGATTATAATATCGATGAAGACGAAAATGACGACGGTACTCCAGAAACTGGATCTGTAGGTGATTGTTCCTTAAAAAGCGATGAAATATCCGATAAGAAAAGTGACAGTTCTAGTGTTAAGTCAAACGATAAGACGAAAAACAGTGATCGGAAAGAAAATGGCAGAAAGGTTCCGAAAGAACCAAAGAAATCCGTGTTTTCTAAATTGAAGAAACTGACTAAATTTGATAAACCAAAGCAACCTGATCCTAATACTGTAGTCCCAAAATTAGATTCAACAAAACTATCGGAAATTAAAATTGACAGACTACCTCAGCTGTTTGTGTGTAAATACTTGGGTAAAAGGGATGTCAAAGGAGTGTACGGTTTACATTATGTTCGCAAGCCAGTTGATGAATTAGTGGGTAAGGTCAAAAAGACTTTACTAGCAAATGAAACAGTCGAACTACCTCTGGTGTATGTTGTGATTTCTAACAAGGGAATAGACGTGAAGGAACATCAAGGAAATCGTATTAAAGATGGAGTGACGTTTGGGAATGTACCAATAGATTTCATATCATATGGAGTTCAGGATATGAAATTCTGGAAagtttttacatttattgtcGTCAGTGAACTATCATCAAGAACAAAAAAGATGGAATGTCATGGTTACCTGTGTGATTCTCCTACCAATGCAAGAAAAATGGCTCTTTCGCTGGGTGCTTCATTTCAATTATATAAAACTAAACTTGCCAAAGAAGGAAAAGCACATAACTTTCAGGTTGAATTAAGACCCCCTGACGAGCTTGCGGTAGAATATACAAAAGAAGACGAAGAAGAGGAGTGCTAA